The Roseofilum capinflatum BLCC-M114 genomic sequence CCATGTTCCATCAACTCCTGTTTAACGCGATCGGGAGAAGCCCCTTCCTTATCAATCTTGTTAATGGCAACCACGATGGGCACTTCTGCCGCTTTAGCATGGCTAATGGCTTCAATGGTTTGAGGACGAACCCCATCATCGGCAGCTACCACTAAAATCGCAATATCAGTAACCTTGGTTCCTCTGGCCCGCATGGCCGTAAAGGCTTCATGACCCGGCGTATCTAAGAAGACGATTTGCTGGGTTTTATCGTCATGATCCACATCCACATGATATGCCCCGATATGTTGGGTAATGCCACCGGCTTCTGAATCGACAATCTTGGTTTTGCGAATCGCATCCAAGAGCGTGGTTTTCCCATGATCCACATGGCCCATAATCGTGACCACTGGGGGGCGACGATGGAGATGTTCCAAGTCTCCTTCTTCGAGCATCTGGGTTTTCTTCGCTTCCGATTCGGCCGCTGGTGTTTCCACTTCGACACCTAAATCTTCGCTCACCCAGATCGCTGTTTCCAGATCTAAGGTTTGGGTGACGGTGGCTGCAATGCCTTTATTGAATAAGCGTTTAACCACTTCGGTTTCGGGAACTACCAATAGAGTTGCCAATTCCCGCACCATTAATTCACCTTTGAGGGTGATGATTTCAGGTTTCTCGGCTTTCTCTGGCCCTTTATTGCCCATCCGTCGGTTTCTATTATTATCCCTCTGCTGACTCGGCGATCGCTTCTTAGTGACTGGGGTTCCTGTCGGTTTAGGAGAAGAAGTCGAAGGGCCTTTCGGTTTAGCCGGACGCACCAGGGATAGGCTCACTTCTGTGGAGCTATCACCGTCTTCATTCTCGTCATCGAGATCGTCGTCTAAATCATCCTCAATAATATGAGGACGGCGTTTTTTGGTCACCCCTTTACCGGATTTAGCATTGGACTTTTGCCGATCGTCATCATCTTCTTCCTCTGACCGTTTCTTCACTTTTTTGGTGGGTCGAGGCATCGGCCGTCTTAATTCTAATTCCAGTTCTTCCTCTGGTTCTGAGTTTTCCAAAGGATCGATCAGGAGATCTTCGTCATCTGAGTTGTCAGTTTTACCCTTGGTCGATTCTCCCGGTCGCACTGGACGGGGGCGCAAAGGATCGGAGAGCTTCTCTTTCTGAGTATCGGGTTTCGAGGACTTTTTCGATTTTGTGCCCACAGCAGCCCCATCACCCGATCCTGAAGAGCGTTGTTCTTTTTTACCCCCGCCAGATTTTTCCGCTTTTCCACTGTCTTTGTCTTTGAGGATAATCGGTTTGTTTCCTTGAGGTTTCTTCGGGTCGCTACTTTCAGATTTAGACCCGTTTCCAGATCGCTTCAATCGCGGGGGTTTAGGTGATTTATTCGGTTTGGCCGGCTTGGCTGCTGGCGCAGGGGATGGACTAACGGTTTCCTCAGACGTTTCTCTGGCAGTGTTGTCATCCGTTTTTGCGGTTTTCGTGGGTGGAGTTGGGCGCACCGGAGGGCCAATCAGTTCGGTTTTTTGATCTGCATCAGACATGGATGGAGTTGGAGTTGTATCCCTAGATGGTGACTCGGAGGAGGGTTGGGCACTCTCTTGGGCTGCGGTTTTTTCCGCTAGACCCGGAGAAACCGCAGGTTCTTGGGGTTGGGGATCGGGGTCAACGGGAGGAGTGGGTGGAGATGATTTCAGGGCCGGTGAAGGTGAAGGTCGCAACGGAGGAGATTGCAGGGAAAGGGAATCGTCTGATGGGTCACGGGGGGCATCGGTTGCTGATGGAGTCCCTTTGTCTGCCTCAGAGGAATGTCTACGAACTTCTAGGATTTGTTGTTTTTTCTTCTTAATGGGTTTTTCGCTCCCCTGGGATTTGGAGCGATGATGAGTTGGTTTTCCCGTTGAGGTTTCGCTGGGGGGATGTTTTTCAGCCCAAGCACGAATCCGCTCTGCTTCAGATTCGGATATGGTACTGCTATGGCTTTTGTACGTGATATTCAATTGGTCGCAAAGATTTAAAACGTAATGATTGTCCAAATTCAATTCCTTGGATAGCTCGTATATTCTGACTTTGCCGTTGTTCATCCACACTTGCCTCTTTTGTGATATCGACTGGTTTTACATAGTGGCCTGCCTTTCGACGACAACTACAGGGGTGGAAGCGATCGCCACTTAGGGGATTTACGCTTCTTTCTTTAATCTTGCACAAATCGTTAAACAACTGGAGAGATTGTTATGATTTTTAGAAATTTCCTATCCAGAAGATTAGCGATCGCCCTTTATGACTCTGATTTTGCCCTGGGCTGTGTAAGTGAGGGGTCATCAACTTCCTTTAAACGAGACCAGAGCTTCTCATAAATCGATGGGGCAACAGATGCTTTGAGCGATCGTCCCAATCGATTCTTTTTTTGAGCCGCTTTTAAGCAGTCTGCTTGGGGACATAAATAAGCCGAGCGCCCCATGCCTTCATCCAATTGGATCTCATCATC encodes the following:
- the infB gene encoding translation initiation factor IF-2; translation: MNNGKVRIYELSKELNLDNHYVLNLCDQLNITYKSHSSTISESEAERIRAWAEKHPPSETSTGKPTHHRSKSQGSEKPIKKKKQQILEVRRHSSEADKGTPSATDAPRDPSDDSLSLQSPPLRPSPSPALKSSPPTPPVDPDPQPQEPAVSPGLAEKTAAQESAQPSSESPSRDTTPTPSMSDADQKTELIGPPVRPTPPTKTAKTDDNTARETSEETVSPSPAPAAKPAKPNKSPKPPRLKRSGNGSKSESSDPKKPQGNKPIILKDKDSGKAEKSGGGKKEQRSSGSGDGAAVGTKSKKSSKPDTQKEKLSDPLRPRPVRPGESTKGKTDNSDDEDLLIDPLENSEPEEELELELRRPMPRPTKKVKKRSEEEDDDDRQKSNAKSGKGVTKKRRPHIIEDDLDDDLDDENEDGDSSTEVSLSLVRPAKPKGPSTSSPKPTGTPVTKKRSPSQQRDNNRNRRMGNKGPEKAEKPEIITLKGELMVRELATLLVVPETEVVKRLFNKGIAATVTQTLDLETAIWVSEDLGVEVETPAAESEAKKTQMLEEGDLEHLHRRPPVVTIMGHVDHGKTTLLDAIRKTKIVDSEAGGITQHIGAYHVDVDHDDKTQQIVFLDTPGHEAFTAMRARGTKVTDIAILVVAADDGVRPQTIEAISHAKAAEVPIVVAINKIDKEGASPDRVKQELMEHGLVPEEWGGDTIMVPVSAIQGENLDGLLEMLLLVSEVEELSANPDRLARGTIIEAHLDKSRGPVATLLVQNGTLRVGDAVVAGATMGKVRAMVDDRGERVEEALPSFAVEVLGLSELPSAGDEFECMADEKEARAIASSRADAQRETRLQQALASRRVTLSSLSAQVQEGELKELNLVLKADVQGSVEAILGSLQQLPQNEVQLRILLAAAGEVTETDVDLAAASNAVIIAFNTTFASGARAAADQTGVDVREYDIIYNLLDDIEGAMEGLLDPELVEEELGQVEVRAVFAIGKGSVAGCYVLSGKAIRNCNLRVTRGQNVIYEGFLDSLRRERDDVKEVNAGFECGIGVDKFTTWQVGDLIHTYRMVTKRRTLSS
- a CDS encoding YlxR family protein, whose product is MEPNQRRCVSCRKVDRKQAFWRIVRVYPDDEIQLDEGMGRSAYLCPQADCLKAAQKKNRLGRSLKASVAPSIYEKLWSRLKEVDDPSLTQPRAKSES